The following proteins come from a genomic window of Megalops cyprinoides isolate fMegCyp1 chromosome 6, fMegCyp1.pri, whole genome shotgun sequence:
- the kdm5c gene encoding lysine-specific demethylase 5C isoform X1 codes for MDGEEFVPPPECPVFEPTWEEFEDPLGYIAKIRPIAEKSGICKIRPPADWQPPFAVEVDNFRFTPRIQRLNELEAETRVKLNYLDRIAKFWEIQGSSLKIPNIERRIVDLFSLAKIVSEEGGFETVCKERRWARVAQKLGYPPGKNIGSLLRSHYERIVYPFEMFQSGASLPPCKPRPYESEEVDKEYKPHSIPLRQSVQPSKMSSYGRRANRLQPDGPEDLPSHPLTTGSQHTSPEPTEEDIEKNPELKKLQIYGAGPKMMGLGLVPRDKGVRKKDELPQTVIVRDSAAVAVKEEPREDGDKGREEDGGAPQTPADRAIKKEEGTEGDEEDADDIGKDEPCTKMTMRLRRNLNNTQFVDSFVCRMCGRGDEDEKLLLCDGCDDNYHTFCLLPPLTDPPKGDWRCPKCVAEECKRPAEAFGFEQATREYTLQSFGEMADAFKADYFNMPVHMVPTELVEREFWRLVSSIEEDVTVEYGADIHSKEFGSGFPMNNGKRQLTPEEEEYARSGWNLNVMPVLEQSVLCHINADISGMKVPWLYVGMVFSAFCWHIEDHWSYSINYLHWGEPKTWYGVPSVAAERLEEVMKKLTPELFECQPDLLHQLVTIMNPNILMAHGVPVVRTNQCAGEFVITFPRAYHSGFNQGYNFAEAVNFCTADWLPAGRSCIEHYRRLRRYCVFSHEELTCKMAACAEKLDLNLAAATHREMFSIVQEERKLRKSLLERGITEAEREAFELLPDDERQCDKCKTTCFLSALACYSCPERLVCLYHTQDLCSCPTDKHYLRYRYTLDELLAMLHRLKVRAESFDSWANRVKEALEQEEGHKIGIQELESLKEEAAERKFPDNELLQRLKTVIGDIQHCQTVSTELLTNSQSRRMTLAELKTLVERMQNLPCVISQLEEVQTVLQAVERYQLSAQALLSGGERSPGPPPPEQLQALLEQGAALAAEPPECERLRGLQAQGRWLQEVRRALGPEGGEVTLAVLRSLMEAGCNVPQSAAVETAMAELQELLTIAERWEEKAQICLEHRQKHPLSTLEAIVNEAQLIPVQLPNILSLQGCLSRARAWVTDLEEIQNGEHYPCLDDLEGLVAIGRDLPVRMEELRQLELQVASAHSWRDKASKTFLKKNTQYSLLEVLCPCVEKQRERGEGKEYRADTDSLGLTAQDLRDPGAIVSAFKEGERREKEALRRLQEVNLAKAGPEKCEREERRRGSAMEQDVSILSVDLTKEDGDAPGTPGPDGTAPSPAPAPACVCGRPPQPPLLRCHLCKDWFHGGCVPFPSLLPAGAPPPANLRCWWDWDSRFLCPLCQRSRRPRLETILALLVALQRLPVRLPEGEALQCLTERAITWQGRAKQVLDGPELRAALETLQELRGADGDENNGDGGGKDKDKDDGKKGNSVIVLSDSEGAERDEDVIDLTEEGSPAKTGSKRAAEPAQVALENGHSKKEISHNVTGVEALLPLIPSLRGPVVQLSPSVRAQLEDLQLEGDLLEVTLDQTQTIHRVLQAASPPPRHMLHTLILIELQEQRSSGRGGRTKDSKRKRKSQRSGGGGEGVPLSQDASESKKTRPLNSTPSEPLLHTHPEIL; via the exons ATGGACGGGGAGGAGTTTGTGCCCCCGCCTGAGTGCCCAGTGTTTGAGCCTACATGGGAGGAGTTCGAAGATCCGCTGGGGTACATCGCCAAAATCCGTCCCATCGCCGAGAAATCGGGCATTTGCAAGATTCGCCCCCCTGCA GATTGGCAGCCCCCGTTTGCTGTAGAAGTGGACAACTTCCGCTTCACGCCCCGAATCCAGAGACTCAATGAGCTTGAG GCCGAGACGCGTGTCAAGCTGAACTACTTGGACCGCATCGCCAAGTTCTGGGAGATCCAGGGCTCCTCCCTGAAGATCCCCAACATAGAGAGGCGCATTGTGGATCTCTTCAGCCTGGCCAAG attgTGTCAGAAGAGGGCGGCTTTGAGACGGTCTGTAAGGAGCGCCGCTGGGCCCGCGTGGCCCAAAAGCTGGGATACCCCCCAGGAAAGAACATCGGATCCCTCCTGCGGTCACACTACGAGCGCATCGTCTACCCCTTCGAGATGTTCCAGTCTGGGGCCAGCCTGCCG CCGTGCAAGCCGAGGCCGTACGAAAGCGAGGAGGTGGACAAGGAGTACAAGCCGCACTCCATCCCCCTTCGGCAGTCAGTCCAGCCGTCGAAAATGAGCAGCTACGGACGGAGAGCCAATCGACTGCAGCCTGAC GGTCCTGAAGATTTGccctcccaccctctcaccACTGGCTCTCAACACACCTCG CCTGAGCCCACGGAGGAGGACATAGAGAAGAACCCGGAGCTGAAGAAGCTGCAGATCTACGGGGCGGGGCCCAAGATGATGGGGCTGGGCCTAGTGCCCAGGGACAAGGGCGTCCGCAAGAAAG ACGAGCTGCCGCAGACGGTCATCGTGCGGGACAGTGCCGCGGTCGCCGTGAAGGAGGAGCCCCGGGAGGACGGGGacaaagggagggaggaggacgGGGGCGCTCCCCAAACCCCGGCCGACCGTGCCATCAAGAAGGAGGAAGGCACGGAGGGGGACGAGGAGGATGCAGACGACATTGGCAAAGACGAGCCCTGCACCAAGATGACCATGAGGCTGCGGCGCAACTTGAACAACACGCAGTTT GTGGACTCCTTTGTGTGTCGGATGTGCGGCCGCGGGGATGAGGACGAGAAGCTACTCCTTTGCGACGGCTGCGACGACAACTACCACACCTTCTGCCTGCTGCCCCCCCTGACCGACCCGCCCAAGGGAGACTGGCGCTGCCCCAAATGCGTGGCGGAG gagTGCAAGCGACCGGCGGAGGCCTTTGGCTTCGAGCAGGCCACAAGGGAGTACACTCTGCAGAGCTTCGGCGAGATGGCAGACGCCTTCAAGGCCGACTACTTCAACATGCCCGTACAC ATGGTTCCCACGGAGCTCGTGGAGCGAGAATTCTGGAGGCTGGTCAGCAGCATAGAGGAAGACGTCACCGTGGAGTACGGGGCCGACATCCACTCCAAAGAGTTCGGCAGCGGCTTCCCCATGAACAACGGCAAGAGGCAGCTCACGccggaggaggag GAGTACGCCCGCAGCGGCTGGAACCTGAACGTGATGCCCGTGCTGGAGCAGTCGGTCCTCTGCCACATCAACGCCGACATCTCGGGCATGAAGGTGCCCTGGCTCTACGTGGGCATGGTCTTCTCGGCCTTCTGCTGGCACATTGAAGACCACTGGAGCTACTCCATCAACTACCTGCACTG GGGCGAGCCGAAGACGTGGTACGGGGTTCCCTCTGTGGCGGCGGAGCGGCTAGAGGAGGTGATGAAGAAGCTCACCCCCGAGCTCTTCGAGTGCCAGCCTGACCTCCTGCACCAACTGGTCACCATCATGAACCCTAACATCCTCATGGCCCACGGAGTGCCG GTGGTGCGTACCAACCAGTGTGCTGGGGAGTTTGTCATTACCTTCCCCCGGGCCTACCACAGTGGTTTCAACCAAGGCTACAACTTTGCTGAAGCGGTCAACTTCTGCACAGCAGATTGG ctGCCAGCGGGCCGTTCCTGCATCGAGCACTACCGCCGGCTGCGCAGGTACTGCGTCTTCTCCCACGAGGAGCTCACCTGCAAGATGGCCGCCTGCGCGGAGAAGCTTGACCTCAACCTGGCGGCGGCCACCCACAGAGAGATGTTCAGCATcgtgcaggaggagaggaaactGCGCAAGAGCCTCCTCGAGAGG GGGATCACAGAGGCGGAGAGGGAGGCCTTTGAGCTCCTGCCTGATGATGAGAGACAGTGTGACAAGTGCAAGACCACGTGCTTCCTGTCTGCGCTGGCCTGTTACAGCTGCCCCGAGCGCCTGGTCTGTCTCTACCACACACAGGACCTGTGCTCCTGCCCCACCGACAAGCACTACCTCAG GTACAGGTACACCCTGGATGAGCTGTTAGCTATGCTCCACCGGCTCAAGGTCAGGGCCGAGTCTTTTGACTCCTGGGCCAACAGGGTGAAGGAGgccctggagcaggaggagggccACAAAATAG GTATTCAGGAGCTTGAGAGCCTGAAGGAGGAGGCGGCCGAGAGGAAATTCCCTGACAATGAGCTGCTCCAGCGCCTGAAGACGGTGATCGGTGACATTCAGCACTGCCAGACCGTCAGCACTGAGCTCCTGACCAACTCCCAGAGCAG GAGGATGACGCTGGCAGAGCTGAAGACGCTGGTGGAGAGGATGCAGAACCTGCCGTGCGTGATCagccagctggaggaggtgcag aCGGTGCTGCAGGCGGTGGAGCGGTACCAGCTGAGCGCCCAGGCCCTGCTGAGCGGCGGCGAGCGCAGCCCGGGGCCGCCGCCTCCGGAGCAGCTGCAGGCGCTGCTGGAGCAGGGCGCCGCCCTGGCGGCCGAGCCGCCCGAGTGCGAGCGGCTGCGGGGCCTGCAGGCGCAGGGCCGCTGGCTGCAGGAGGTGCGGCGCGCGCTGGGGCCCGAGGGCGGCGAGGTGACGCTGGCCGTGCTGCGCAGCCTGATGGAGGCCGGCTGCAACGTGCCGCAGAGCGCCGCCGTGGAGACCGCCATGGccgagctgcaggagctgctcacCATCGCCGAGCGCTGGGAGGAGAAGGCCCAGATCTGCCTGGAGCAcag GCAAAAGCACCCTCTCTCCACACTGGAGGCCATCGTGAATGAAGCCCAGCTGATCCCAGTTCAGCTGCCCAAcatcctctccctgcagggaTGCCTGAGCCGAGCCCGCGCCTGGGTCACCGACCTGGAAGAGATACAG AATGGAGAGCACTACCCCTGTCTGGACGACCTGGAGGGCCTGGTGGCGATCGGGAGAGACCTGCCGGTGCGCATGGAGGAGCTGAggcagctggagctgcaggtggCCAGCGCCCACTCCTGGAGGGACAAGGCCAGCAAGACCTTCCTCAAGAAGAATACCCAGTACAGCCTCCTCGAG GTGCTATGCCCGTGTgtggagaagcagagggagagaggagaggggaaggagtACAGGGCAGACACGGACAGCCTGGGCCTCACTGCACAGGACCTGAGGGACCCTGGAGCCATC GTGTCGGCTTTCAAAGAAGGGGAGAGGCGGGAGAAGGAGGCTCTCCGGCGCCTCCAAGAGGTCAACCTAGCCAAAGCGGGGCCGGAGAAGTGCGAgcgggaggagaggaggcgggGCAGCGCCATGGAGCAGGACGTCTCCATCCTCTCGGTGGACTTGACAAAGGAGGACGGGGACGCTCCCGGGACCCCCGGCCCCGACGGGACGGCGCCATCCCCGGCCCCCGCGCCCGCGTGCGTGTGCGGCCGGCCGCCCCAGCCCCCGCTCCTCCGCTGCCACTTATGCAAAGACTGGTTCCACGGGGGCTGCGTGCCCTTCCCCTCGCTCCTGCCGGCCGGCGCGCCGCCCCCTGCCAACCTGCGCTGCTGGTGGGACTGGGACAGCCGCTTCCTGTGCCCGCTGTGCCAGCGCTCGCGCCGGCCGCGGCTGGAGACCATCCTGGCGCTGCTGGTGGCGCTGCAGCGGCTGCCGGTGCGGCTGCCCGAGGGCGAGGCGCTGCAGTGCCTGACGGAGCGCGCCATCACCTGGCAGGGCCGCGCCAAGCAGGTGCTGGACGGCCCCGAGCTCAGGGCGGCGCTGGAGACCCTGCAAGAGCTGCGCGGCGCCGACGGCGACGAGAACAACGGCGACGGCGGCggcaaggacaaggacaaggacgaCGGCAAGAAAGGGAACTCGGTCATCGTGCTGTCGGACTCGGAGGGCGCCGAGAGGGACGAGGACGTGATCGACCTGACCGAGGAAGGCAGCCCGGCCAAAACGGGCAGCAAGAGGGCGGCGGAGCCGGCCCAG GTGGCGCTTGAGAACGGACACAGCAAAAAGGAGATCTCGCACAATGTGACAG GTGTGGAGGCTCTGCTCCCCCTCATCCCCTCCCTGAGGGGCCCAGTGGTGCAGCTGTCCCCCTCTGTCCGCGCCCAGCTGGAGGATCTGCAGCTGGAGGGAGATCTTCTGGAGGTCACCCTGGACCAGACACAGACCATCCACCGCGTCCTGCAGGCGGCGTCCCCGCCCCCCAGGCACATGCTGCACACCCTCATACTG ATCGAGCTGCAGGAGCAGCGGAGCTCGGGGCGGGGAGGTCGGACGAAGGACTccaaaaggaagaggaagagccagaggtcagggggagggggcgaAGGCGTCCCGCTGTCTCAGGATGCCTCTGAGTCTAAGAAGACACGCCCCCTCAACAGCACGCCCTCTGAACCACTCTTACACACCCACCCAGAG aTCTTGTGA
- the kdm5c gene encoding lysine-specific demethylase 5C isoform X2, with amino-acid sequence MDGEEFVPPPECPVFEPTWEEFEDPLGYIAKIRPIAEKSGICKIRPPADWQPPFAVEVDNFRFTPRIQRLNELEAETRVKLNYLDRIAKFWEIQGSSLKIPNIERRIVDLFSLAKIVSEEGGFETVCKERRWARVAQKLGYPPGKNIGSLLRSHYERIVYPFEMFQSGASLPPCKPRPYESEEVDKEYKPHSIPLRQSVQPSKMSSYGRRANRLQPDPEPTEEDIEKNPELKKLQIYGAGPKMMGLGLVPRDKGVRKKDELPQTVIVRDSAAVAVKEEPREDGDKGREEDGGAPQTPADRAIKKEEGTEGDEEDADDIGKDEPCTKMTMRLRRNLNNTQFVDSFVCRMCGRGDEDEKLLLCDGCDDNYHTFCLLPPLTDPPKGDWRCPKCVAEECKRPAEAFGFEQATREYTLQSFGEMADAFKADYFNMPVHMVPTELVEREFWRLVSSIEEDVTVEYGADIHSKEFGSGFPMNNGKRQLTPEEEEYARSGWNLNVMPVLEQSVLCHINADISGMKVPWLYVGMVFSAFCWHIEDHWSYSINYLHWGEPKTWYGVPSVAAERLEEVMKKLTPELFECQPDLLHQLVTIMNPNILMAHGVPVVRTNQCAGEFVITFPRAYHSGFNQGYNFAEAVNFCTADWLPAGRSCIEHYRRLRRYCVFSHEELTCKMAACAEKLDLNLAAATHREMFSIVQEERKLRKSLLERGITEAEREAFELLPDDERQCDKCKTTCFLSALACYSCPERLVCLYHTQDLCSCPTDKHYLRYRYTLDELLAMLHRLKVRAESFDSWANRVKEALEQEEGHKIGIQELESLKEEAAERKFPDNELLQRLKTVIGDIQHCQTVSTELLTNSQSRRMTLAELKTLVERMQNLPCVISQLEEVQTVLQAVERYQLSAQALLSGGERSPGPPPPEQLQALLEQGAALAAEPPECERLRGLQAQGRWLQEVRRALGPEGGEVTLAVLRSLMEAGCNVPQSAAVETAMAELQELLTIAERWEEKAQICLEHRQKHPLSTLEAIVNEAQLIPVQLPNILSLQGCLSRARAWVTDLEEIQNGEHYPCLDDLEGLVAIGRDLPVRMEELRQLELQVASAHSWRDKASKTFLKKNTQYSLLEVLCPCVEKQRERGEGKEYRADTDSLGLTAQDLRDPGAIVSAFKEGERREKEALRRLQEVNLAKAGPEKCEREERRRGSAMEQDVSILSVDLTKEDGDAPGTPGPDGTAPSPAPAPACVCGRPPQPPLLRCHLCKDWFHGGCVPFPSLLPAGAPPPANLRCWWDWDSRFLCPLCQRSRRPRLETILALLVALQRLPVRLPEGEALQCLTERAITWQGRAKQVLDGPELRAALETLQELRGADGDENNGDGGGKDKDKDDGKKGNSVIVLSDSEGAERDEDVIDLTEEGSPAKTGSKRAAEPAQVALENGHSKKEISHNVTGVEALLPLIPSLRGPVVQLSPSVRAQLEDLQLEGDLLEVTLDQTQTIHRVLQAASPPPRHMLHTLILIELQEQRSSGRGGRTKDSKRKRKSQRSGGGGEGVPLSQDASESKKTRPLNSTPSEPLLHTHPEIL; translated from the exons ATGGACGGGGAGGAGTTTGTGCCCCCGCCTGAGTGCCCAGTGTTTGAGCCTACATGGGAGGAGTTCGAAGATCCGCTGGGGTACATCGCCAAAATCCGTCCCATCGCCGAGAAATCGGGCATTTGCAAGATTCGCCCCCCTGCA GATTGGCAGCCCCCGTTTGCTGTAGAAGTGGACAACTTCCGCTTCACGCCCCGAATCCAGAGACTCAATGAGCTTGAG GCCGAGACGCGTGTCAAGCTGAACTACTTGGACCGCATCGCCAAGTTCTGGGAGATCCAGGGCTCCTCCCTGAAGATCCCCAACATAGAGAGGCGCATTGTGGATCTCTTCAGCCTGGCCAAG attgTGTCAGAAGAGGGCGGCTTTGAGACGGTCTGTAAGGAGCGCCGCTGGGCCCGCGTGGCCCAAAAGCTGGGATACCCCCCAGGAAAGAACATCGGATCCCTCCTGCGGTCACACTACGAGCGCATCGTCTACCCCTTCGAGATGTTCCAGTCTGGGGCCAGCCTGCCG CCGTGCAAGCCGAGGCCGTACGAAAGCGAGGAGGTGGACAAGGAGTACAAGCCGCACTCCATCCCCCTTCGGCAGTCAGTCCAGCCGTCGAAAATGAGCAGCTACGGACGGAGAGCCAATCGACTGCAGCCTGAC CCTGAGCCCACGGAGGAGGACATAGAGAAGAACCCGGAGCTGAAGAAGCTGCAGATCTACGGGGCGGGGCCCAAGATGATGGGGCTGGGCCTAGTGCCCAGGGACAAGGGCGTCCGCAAGAAAG ACGAGCTGCCGCAGACGGTCATCGTGCGGGACAGTGCCGCGGTCGCCGTGAAGGAGGAGCCCCGGGAGGACGGGGacaaagggagggaggaggacgGGGGCGCTCCCCAAACCCCGGCCGACCGTGCCATCAAGAAGGAGGAAGGCACGGAGGGGGACGAGGAGGATGCAGACGACATTGGCAAAGACGAGCCCTGCACCAAGATGACCATGAGGCTGCGGCGCAACTTGAACAACACGCAGTTT GTGGACTCCTTTGTGTGTCGGATGTGCGGCCGCGGGGATGAGGACGAGAAGCTACTCCTTTGCGACGGCTGCGACGACAACTACCACACCTTCTGCCTGCTGCCCCCCCTGACCGACCCGCCCAAGGGAGACTGGCGCTGCCCCAAATGCGTGGCGGAG gagTGCAAGCGACCGGCGGAGGCCTTTGGCTTCGAGCAGGCCACAAGGGAGTACACTCTGCAGAGCTTCGGCGAGATGGCAGACGCCTTCAAGGCCGACTACTTCAACATGCCCGTACAC ATGGTTCCCACGGAGCTCGTGGAGCGAGAATTCTGGAGGCTGGTCAGCAGCATAGAGGAAGACGTCACCGTGGAGTACGGGGCCGACATCCACTCCAAAGAGTTCGGCAGCGGCTTCCCCATGAACAACGGCAAGAGGCAGCTCACGccggaggaggag GAGTACGCCCGCAGCGGCTGGAACCTGAACGTGATGCCCGTGCTGGAGCAGTCGGTCCTCTGCCACATCAACGCCGACATCTCGGGCATGAAGGTGCCCTGGCTCTACGTGGGCATGGTCTTCTCGGCCTTCTGCTGGCACATTGAAGACCACTGGAGCTACTCCATCAACTACCTGCACTG GGGCGAGCCGAAGACGTGGTACGGGGTTCCCTCTGTGGCGGCGGAGCGGCTAGAGGAGGTGATGAAGAAGCTCACCCCCGAGCTCTTCGAGTGCCAGCCTGACCTCCTGCACCAACTGGTCACCATCATGAACCCTAACATCCTCATGGCCCACGGAGTGCCG GTGGTGCGTACCAACCAGTGTGCTGGGGAGTTTGTCATTACCTTCCCCCGGGCCTACCACAGTGGTTTCAACCAAGGCTACAACTTTGCTGAAGCGGTCAACTTCTGCACAGCAGATTGG ctGCCAGCGGGCCGTTCCTGCATCGAGCACTACCGCCGGCTGCGCAGGTACTGCGTCTTCTCCCACGAGGAGCTCACCTGCAAGATGGCCGCCTGCGCGGAGAAGCTTGACCTCAACCTGGCGGCGGCCACCCACAGAGAGATGTTCAGCATcgtgcaggaggagaggaaactGCGCAAGAGCCTCCTCGAGAGG GGGATCACAGAGGCGGAGAGGGAGGCCTTTGAGCTCCTGCCTGATGATGAGAGACAGTGTGACAAGTGCAAGACCACGTGCTTCCTGTCTGCGCTGGCCTGTTACAGCTGCCCCGAGCGCCTGGTCTGTCTCTACCACACACAGGACCTGTGCTCCTGCCCCACCGACAAGCACTACCTCAG GTACAGGTACACCCTGGATGAGCTGTTAGCTATGCTCCACCGGCTCAAGGTCAGGGCCGAGTCTTTTGACTCCTGGGCCAACAGGGTGAAGGAGgccctggagcaggaggagggccACAAAATAG GTATTCAGGAGCTTGAGAGCCTGAAGGAGGAGGCGGCCGAGAGGAAATTCCCTGACAATGAGCTGCTCCAGCGCCTGAAGACGGTGATCGGTGACATTCAGCACTGCCAGACCGTCAGCACTGAGCTCCTGACCAACTCCCAGAGCAG GAGGATGACGCTGGCAGAGCTGAAGACGCTGGTGGAGAGGATGCAGAACCTGCCGTGCGTGATCagccagctggaggaggtgcag aCGGTGCTGCAGGCGGTGGAGCGGTACCAGCTGAGCGCCCAGGCCCTGCTGAGCGGCGGCGAGCGCAGCCCGGGGCCGCCGCCTCCGGAGCAGCTGCAGGCGCTGCTGGAGCAGGGCGCCGCCCTGGCGGCCGAGCCGCCCGAGTGCGAGCGGCTGCGGGGCCTGCAGGCGCAGGGCCGCTGGCTGCAGGAGGTGCGGCGCGCGCTGGGGCCCGAGGGCGGCGAGGTGACGCTGGCCGTGCTGCGCAGCCTGATGGAGGCCGGCTGCAACGTGCCGCAGAGCGCCGCCGTGGAGACCGCCATGGccgagctgcaggagctgctcacCATCGCCGAGCGCTGGGAGGAGAAGGCCCAGATCTGCCTGGAGCAcag GCAAAAGCACCCTCTCTCCACACTGGAGGCCATCGTGAATGAAGCCCAGCTGATCCCAGTTCAGCTGCCCAAcatcctctccctgcagggaTGCCTGAGCCGAGCCCGCGCCTGGGTCACCGACCTGGAAGAGATACAG AATGGAGAGCACTACCCCTGTCTGGACGACCTGGAGGGCCTGGTGGCGATCGGGAGAGACCTGCCGGTGCGCATGGAGGAGCTGAggcagctggagctgcaggtggCCAGCGCCCACTCCTGGAGGGACAAGGCCAGCAAGACCTTCCTCAAGAAGAATACCCAGTACAGCCTCCTCGAG GTGCTATGCCCGTGTgtggagaagcagagggagagaggagaggggaaggagtACAGGGCAGACACGGACAGCCTGGGCCTCACTGCACAGGACCTGAGGGACCCTGGAGCCATC GTGTCGGCTTTCAAAGAAGGGGAGAGGCGGGAGAAGGAGGCTCTCCGGCGCCTCCAAGAGGTCAACCTAGCCAAAGCGGGGCCGGAGAAGTGCGAgcgggaggagaggaggcgggGCAGCGCCATGGAGCAGGACGTCTCCATCCTCTCGGTGGACTTGACAAAGGAGGACGGGGACGCTCCCGGGACCCCCGGCCCCGACGGGACGGCGCCATCCCCGGCCCCCGCGCCCGCGTGCGTGTGCGGCCGGCCGCCCCAGCCCCCGCTCCTCCGCTGCCACTTATGCAAAGACTGGTTCCACGGGGGCTGCGTGCCCTTCCCCTCGCTCCTGCCGGCCGGCGCGCCGCCCCCTGCCAACCTGCGCTGCTGGTGGGACTGGGACAGCCGCTTCCTGTGCCCGCTGTGCCAGCGCTCGCGCCGGCCGCGGCTGGAGACCATCCTGGCGCTGCTGGTGGCGCTGCAGCGGCTGCCGGTGCGGCTGCCCGAGGGCGAGGCGCTGCAGTGCCTGACGGAGCGCGCCATCACCTGGCAGGGCCGCGCCAAGCAGGTGCTGGACGGCCCCGAGCTCAGGGCGGCGCTGGAGACCCTGCAAGAGCTGCGCGGCGCCGACGGCGACGAGAACAACGGCGACGGCGGCggcaaggacaaggacaaggacgaCGGCAAGAAAGGGAACTCGGTCATCGTGCTGTCGGACTCGGAGGGCGCCGAGAGGGACGAGGACGTGATCGACCTGACCGAGGAAGGCAGCCCGGCCAAAACGGGCAGCAAGAGGGCGGCGGAGCCGGCCCAG GTGGCGCTTGAGAACGGACACAGCAAAAAGGAGATCTCGCACAATGTGACAG GTGTGGAGGCTCTGCTCCCCCTCATCCCCTCCCTGAGGGGCCCAGTGGTGCAGCTGTCCCCCTCTGTCCGCGCCCAGCTGGAGGATCTGCAGCTGGAGGGAGATCTTCTGGAGGTCACCCTGGACCAGACACAGACCATCCACCGCGTCCTGCAGGCGGCGTCCCCGCCCCCCAGGCACATGCTGCACACCCTCATACTG ATCGAGCTGCAGGAGCAGCGGAGCTCGGGGCGGGGAGGTCGGACGAAGGACTccaaaaggaagaggaagagccagaggtcagggggagggggcgaAGGCGTCCCGCTGTCTCAGGATGCCTCTGAGTCTAAGAAGACACGCCCCCTCAACAGCACGCCCTCTGAACCACTCTTACACACCCACCCAGAG aTCTTGTGA